A stretch of Ectothiorhodospiraceae bacterium BW-2 DNA encodes these proteins:
- a CDS encoding fructose-bisphosphate aldolase class II, whose protein sequence is MALVSMRQLLDHAAENGYGLPAFNVNNMEQVHAIMMAADVVDSPVILQGSAGARSYAGEPFLRHLISAAVEMYPHIPVVMHQDHGASPDVCLRSIQSGFSSVMMDGSLMSDAKTPATYEYNVEVTRKVVEMAHAGGVSVEGELGCLGSLETGEMGEEDGHGAEGKLDMDMLLTDPEQAADFVKQTGVDALAIAIGTSHGAYKFTKEPTGEILRIDRIKEIHARIPDTHLVMHGSSSVPQDWLQIINSYGGDMGQTYGVPVEEIVEGIKSGVRKVNIDTDLRMASTGSIRRHLAENSSNFDPRKFLKEATKAMSEICKARYEAFGTAGMASKIKPVSLEVMFGRYASGELDPKIN, encoded by the coding sequence ATGGCTCTCGTTTCAATGCGTCAACTTCTCGACCATGCTGCTGAAAACGGTTATGGTCTGCCTGCCTTTAATGTGAATAACATGGAGCAGGTTCATGCGATTATGATGGCTGCCGACGTGGTTGACAGCCCCGTTATTCTGCAAGGCTCCGCCGGTGCTCGCTCCTATGCGGGCGAGCCGTTTTTGCGCCACCTTATCTCGGCAGCAGTCGAGATGTATCCCCACATTCCGGTGGTGATGCATCAAGATCACGGCGCCTCCCCCGATGTCTGCCTGCGTTCGATTCAATCTGGCTTTTCGTCGGTGATGATGGATGGCTCACTCATGAGCGATGCGAAGACCCCCGCAACCTACGAATACAATGTGGAGGTAACTCGCAAGGTGGTTGAGATGGCCCATGCCGGCGGGGTGTCGGTTGAAGGGGAGCTCGGTTGCCTCGGTTCACTCGAAACAGGTGAGATGGGTGAAGAGGATGGGCACGGTGCTGAGGGTAAGCTCGATATGGATATGCTGCTGACCGACCCCGAGCAGGCAGCCGACTTTGTCAAGCAGACCGGTGTCGATGCGCTGGCGATTGCGATTGGGACCTCTCACGGTGCCTATAAGTTCACCAAGGAGCCGACTGGTGAGATCCTGCGGATTGACCGAATTAAAGAGATCCACGCCCGTATCCCCGATACCCATCTGGTGATGCACGGCTCCTCTTCGGTTCCGCAAGATTGGCTACAGATTATTAACAGCTATGGCGGCGACATGGGGCAGACCTATGGCGTACCGGTAGAAGAGATTGTTGAAGGCATCAAAAGTGGTGTGCGTAAAGTCAATATCGATACCGACTTGAGAATGGCCTCAACCGGTTCGATTCGTCGCCACTTAGCCGAAAATAGCAGCAATTTCGACCCGCGTAAGTTCCTGAAAGAGGCGACCAAAGCGATGAGCGAAATCTGTAAAGCCCGCTACGAAGCCTTTGGTACGGCGGGGATGGCCTCCAAAATCAAGCCAGTCTCACTTGAGGTGATGTTTGGCAGATATGCCTCCGGTGAGCTGGATCCGAAAATTAACTAA
- the rep gene encoding DNA helicase Rep, whose translation MSDTLNPRQKEAVRYIDGPLLVLAGAGSGKTRVITRKIAWLINQCDYAPHHIAAVTFTNKAAREMKQRVGELMAGKNSRGLRVSTFHTLGLDMIRQQLGELGYKAGFSIFDTGDSVALIKELLRRHQANEELAQELQQQFSSWKGEALTQEALYRHPPDGVDSAIIELFGDYNRHLKAFNAVDFDDLIALPLQLLQQHSEVRERWQNRIRYLLVDEYQDTNSTQYQLVRLLVGPRQNLTVVGDDDQSIYAWRGAQPENLSLLKEDFPRLRVIKLEQNYRSMGRILKVANALIAHNVHLFEKKLWSDKGHGEPIQVVAAVDGEDEALQVVTDIMHQTVRSASGYRDFAILYRSNHQSRLFEKALREHRIPYHLSGGTSFFSLMEIKDVMAYLRLLINPDDDTAFLRVVNTPRREIGASTLEKLGHYAGERGVTLFTACFELGLKQQLSERAWGRLDTFANWLVALGDEAKRGEPMVVFEALLKAIDYQSWLNDSAASLKQAEKRWANVMELQSWLQKMVDEAEGEVKLSDLVARLSLFDILERQNEESDSDAVRLMTLHSAKGLEFPTVYLVGMEEESLPHRNSIEADTIEEERRLAYVGITRAERRLVLSYAKKRRRGGEMEVREPSRFLAELPAEDLQRSGVGVERTPEQQQAHGLAQLANLRAMVGA comes from the coding sequence GTGAGTGATACATTAAATCCGCGCCAAAAGGAGGCCGTGCGCTATATCGATGGCCCACTACTGGTGTTGGCTGGTGCCGGTAGCGGTAAGACCCGCGTCATTACCCGCAAAATCGCTTGGCTAATCAATCAGTGTGACTATGCGCCGCACCATATCGCCGCCGTGACCTTTACCAATAAAGCGGCTAGAGAGATGAAGCAGCGGGTCGGGGAGCTGATGGCGGGCAAAAATAGTCGCGGTCTCAGAGTCTCTACCTTTCATACCTTAGGGCTCGATATGATTCGCCAGCAGCTAGGCGAACTCGGCTATAAAGCCGGTTTTTCGATCTTCGATACCGGTGATAGCGTGGCGTTAATTAAAGAGCTATTAAGACGCCACCAAGCGAATGAAGAGTTGGCGCAGGAGCTACAGCAGCAGTTTTCGAGCTGGAAAGGGGAGGCTCTAACGCAGGAGGCGCTCTACCGCCACCCCCCTGACGGAGTCGATAGCGCAATTATCGAGCTATTTGGTGACTATAATCGCCACCTAAAGGCGTTTAACGCGGTCGATTTTGATGATCTTATCGCCCTGCCGCTACAGCTACTGCAACAACATAGCGAGGTGCGGGAGAGGTGGCAGAACAGAATTCGCTACCTGCTAGTCGATGAGTATCAGGATACTAACTCGACCCAATACCAGTTAGTCCGCCTCCTAGTCGGGCCGAGGCAGAATTTGACCGTCGTTGGCGATGATGATCAGTCGATTTACGCTTGGCGCGGGGCGCAGCCGGAGAATCTATCGCTGCTAAAAGAGGACTTTCCCCGTCTAAGGGTGATCAAACTGGAGCAGAACTACCGTTCTATGGGGCGTATTTTAAAGGTCGCCAATGCCTTAATCGCCCATAATGTGCACCTATTTGAGAAAAAATTGTGGTCTGATAAGGGGCATGGCGAGCCGATTCAGGTGGTCGCGGCGGTCGATGGAGAGGATGAGGCGCTCCAGGTCGTGACCGATATTATGCACCAAACCGTGCGTTCTGCCTCTGGCTATCGCGATTTTGCGATTCTCTACCGTAGTAACCACCAATCGCGACTATTTGAGAAGGCGCTGCGAGAGCATCGTATCCCCTACCATCTAAGTGGCGGCACCTCTTTTTTCTCACTCATGGAGATAAAAGATGTGATGGCCTACCTACGGCTGCTGATCAACCCCGATGATGACACCGCCTTTTTGCGGGTGGTCAATACTCCCCGACGGGAGATCGGTGCGTCAACCCTGGAGAAGCTGGGTCACTATGCCGGTGAACGGGGGGTGACCCTCTTTACCGCCTGTTTTGAGCTGGGGTTAAAGCAGCAGTTAAGCGAACGGGCCTGGGGTCGGCTCGACACCTTTGCTAATTGGCTAGTGGCGTTGGGTGATGAGGCTAAGCGTGGGGAGCCGATGGTGGTCTTTGAGGCGCTATTAAAGGCGATCGACTACCAGAGCTGGTTAAATGATAGCGCCGCATCGCTCAAACAGGCCGAGAAGCGCTGGGCGAATGTGATGGAGCTACAGAGCTGGTTGCAGAAGATGGTTGATGAGGCCGAGGGGGAGGTGAAACTAAGCGACTTAGTGGCTCGATTAAGTCTGTTCGATATTTTAGAGCGGCAGAATGAGGAGAGCGATAGTGATGCGGTGCGCTTAATGACTCTCCACTCGGCAAAGGGGCTGGAGTTCCCCACGGTCTATCTGGTCGGCATGGAGGAGGAGAGTCTGCCCCACCGCAATAGTATTGAGGCCGATACTATAGAGGAGGAGCGGCGGCTCGCCTATGTCGGCATCACGAGGGCAGAGCGGCGGTTAGTGTTGAGCTATGCTAAAAAGCGCCGTCGGGGAGGGGAGATGGAGGTGCGTGAACCGAGCCGCTTTTTGGCCGAACTACCGGCTGAAGATCTACAGCGTTCAGGGGTTGGGGTCGAACGGACACCCGAGCAGCAGCAGGCGCACGGTTTAGCGCAGTTAGCCAATCTCCGTGCGATGGTAGGAGCTTAA
- a CDS encoding DUF2288 domain-containing protein, whose translation MAEELEPFAQLERQKLNLETAVIGWHDLQRFFAAGRVLQVAKTLDLIEVATQMALDNSPMWQQWLQLGLVRAVADCQAATWYRDNTLLWAVVVRPWVLVQRYE comes from the coding sequence ATGGCAGAGGAGCTAGAGCCGTTCGCACAACTGGAGCGACAAAAACTTAACCTAGAGACGGCGGTTATCGGCTGGCACGACCTACAGCGCTTCTTTGCGGCAGGTAGGGTGCTACAGGTGGCCAAAACTCTCGATCTCATTGAGGTGGCGACCCAAATGGCGCTCGATAACTCGCCGATGTGGCAACAGTGGCTACAGCTAGGGCTAGTTCGCGCGGTGGCCGACTGCCAAGCGGCGACATGGTATCGCGACAATACGCTGCTCTGGGCGGTGGTGGTTAGGCCGTGGGTGTTGGTACAGAGGTATGAATGA
- a CDS encoding HDOD domain-containing protein produces MMPMLTVDKEVQRLVATIRRDFEANRLRIPSLPDIALRVRQAIEQENHSARHIAEIIQFDPAIAARVIQLANSVLFRGSRKIENTLEAVARIGLNTVRDLTISLSMQQVMESSNEQITLKMRQLWQHSVYVAAISRVLGRIGPELEPDRALLAGLLHDIGAIPVLIYAESSPELIYQPSLLEQLIEKLRGRLGVMLLRRWEFADSIAIIPMEVDRWQRNPRAMPDYADVVLLANIFANFGRSKRYSGPPLHTLPAFNKFPLGALGAEGGVEILEEAKDEIKAVLRVLGGSSL; encoded by the coding sequence ATGATGCCGATGTTAACGGTCGATAAAGAGGTTCAGCGGCTCGTTGCCACCATTCGGCGCGATTTTGAGGCCAATCGGCTACGGATCCCCTCTCTGCCCGATATTGCGCTACGGGTGCGGCAGGCGATTGAGCAGGAGAACCACTCTGCCCGCCATATCGCCGAAATTATTCAGTTTGATCCGGCCATAGCCGCCAGAGTGATACAGCTAGCTAACAGCGTCCTGTTTCGCGGCAGCCGTAAGATCGAAAACACCCTTGAGGCTGTCGCTCGTATCGGTCTAAATACTGTGCGCGATCTAACCATCAGCCTCTCGATGCAGCAGGTGATGGAGAGTTCTAATGAGCAGATCACCCTGAAAATGCGCCAGCTATGGCAGCACAGCGTCTATGTCGCCGCTATTAGCCGCGTCTTAGGGCGCATCGGCCCTGAGCTGGAGCCAGATAGGGCGCTATTAGCCGGACTGCTGCACGATATTGGCGCGATTCCGGTACTGATCTATGCCGAATCCTCTCCCGAGTTAATCTATCAACCCTCACTATTAGAGCAGTTGATAGAGAAGCTGCGGGGTCGTTTAGGGGTGATGCTGTTGCGTCGGTGGGAGTTTGCCGACTCAATTGCGATCATACCGATGGAGGTCGATCGCTGGCAGCGCAATCCAAGAGCGATGCCAGACTATGCCGATGTGGTGCTGTTAGCCAATATCTTTGCTAACTTTGGTCGCTCTAAGCGCTACAGTGGGCCGCCGCTACACACGCTGCCCGCTTTTAACAAGTTCCCGCTAGGGGCGTTAGGTGCCGAAGGGGGGGTCGAGATTTTGGAAGAGGCGAAGGATGAGATTAAAGCGGTGCTGCGGGTGTTGGGGGGAAGCTCGCTATAG
- a CDS encoding rhodanese-like domain-containing protein — MVKIYLPLLVGNLLLAPITPLYAEADPIVSDALQEYFDFISYGAGQITAEQIPEADYAKFYILDVRDAEQYAKAHIPNAVNIEWRQVYANRDKLPRDKPILAYCNSGSFASQVALALRLDGFENVKLLYGGFERYLLTTHLVARP, encoded by the coding sequence ATGGTGAAAATTTACTTACCCTTACTGGTGGGCAACTTACTGCTTGCCCCGATAACACCACTCTACGCCGAAGCCGATCCGATCGTGAGTGATGCTTTGCAGGAGTATTTCGACTTTATCTCTTATGGAGCAGGACAGATCACAGCGGAACAGATTCCCGAGGCAGATTATGCTAAATTTTACATTCTCGATGTTCGTGATGCGGAACAGTATGCCAAGGCCCATATCCCTAATGCGGTCAATATCGAATGGCGCCAAGTCTATGCCAATCGGGATAAATTACCACGAGACAAACCGATTTTAGCCTACTGTAACAGCGGCTCATTCGCCTCCCAAGTCGCTTTAGCGCTGCGTTTAGATGGCTTTGAGAATGTCAAACTTCTCTACGGCGGCTTTGAACGCTACCTACTCACCACCCATCTAGTGGCGCGTCCCTAA
- a CDS encoding class I SAM-dependent methyltransferase, translating into MPEYSLNLIHNTGIKQTQPLIDVGGGASYLVDKLLAAGYQDISVLDIAAAALAHAKARLTPAQTQQVTWLESDITAFTPPKRYQLWHDRAVFHFLTTAEERKQYLTVLERALQPNGHLIIATFAPDGPEQCSHLPVERYDAEKLTQTLGADFSLLETQREAHQTPSGKVQHFCYFRLQKQS; encoded by the coding sequence ATGCCCGAATACTCCCTGAATCTAATTCATAATACAGGCATAAAACAGACCCAACCTTTGATTGATGTCGGCGGTGGTGCCTCCTATCTAGTTGATAAACTGCTAGCCGCAGGCTATCAGGATATTAGCGTATTAGATATTGCAGCAGCGGCTTTAGCACACGCCAAAGCTCGCTTAACTCCTGCACAGACGCAACAAGTGACCTGGTTAGAGAGTGATATTACCGCGTTTACCCCCCCTAAACGCTACCAACTATGGCATGATCGAGCCGTATTCCATTTTTTGACCACCGCAGAGGAGCGCAAACAGTACCTGACTGTACTAGAGAGAGCCCTACAGCCTAACGGCCACTTGATTATCGCCACCTTCGCCCCAGATGGGCCAGAGCAGTGCAGTCATCTGCCGGTAGAGCGCTACGATGCCGAAAAGCTGACCCAAACCCTAGGTGCCGATTTCTCTCTACTAGAGACACAACGAGAAGCGCATCAGACACCGAGTGGCAAAGTGCAGCACTTTTGCTATTTTCGTTTACAAAAACAGAGTTAA
- a CDS encoding ArsR family transcriptional regulator: protein MANTNFKQDIFGQFARIGKALGNSHRLEILEFLAQCEYNVESLARLGGLSVANASQHLQHLRQAGLVATRKEGLHVYYRLADRDIIELMRVLRRVAERNLAEVDRLVNSYLKTKDELEPIPAKELLQRVREGLVTVLDVRPPEEFAAGHLPGAVNVPLDELERLWSSFNPEREIVAYCRGPYCVLAYSAVERLRAHGLQARRLEDGYPEWKAAGLPISSIAQ, encoded by the coding sequence ATGGCAAACACCAACTTTAAGCAAGATATTTTCGGTCAGTTTGCCCGTATTGGCAAAGCGCTGGGTAATAGTCACCGGCTCGAAATTCTCGAATTTTTAGCGCAGTGTGAATACAATGTAGAGAGTCTAGCACGACTCGGCGGTTTAAGCGTGGCCAACGCCTCGCAGCACTTGCAACACCTACGCCAAGCGGGCCTAGTCGCGACTCGAAAAGAGGGGCTGCATGTCTATTACCGCCTAGCCGACAGAGATATTATTGAGCTAATGCGAGTGTTGCGGCGAGTCGCCGAGCGCAATTTGGCCGAAGTCGATAGACTAGTCAATAGCTACCTAAAAACCAAAGATGAGCTAGAACCGATCCCAGCTAAAGAGCTACTACAGCGAGTGCGCGAAGGGTTGGTGACCGTACTAGATGTCCGACCGCCGGAGGAGTTTGCCGCTGGCCACCTACCGGGTGCCGTCAATGTCCCGCTTGATGAACTAGAGCGATTGTGGTCGAGCTTCAACCCTGAGCGGGAGATTGTCGCCTACTGTCGTGGCCCCTATTGCGTACTCGCCTACAGCGCAGTGGAGCGGCTGCGTGCGCACGGCCTGCAAGCACGACGGCTAGAAGATGGGTATCCTGAGTGGAAGGCGGCGGGGTTGCCGATCAGCTCCATTGCTCAATAG
- a CDS encoding RidA family protein: MRMKEVIYTDKAPQAIGTYSQAVRCGSTVYLSGQIPLVPATMTLNSGDIEAQIRQVFDNLAAVTEAAGGSLQDIAKLTIFLTDLGHFTLVNQVMADYFTEPYPARAAIGVASLPKGAQVEMDGVMELSL, from the coding sequence ATGAGGATGAAAGAAGTTATCTACACCGACAAAGCGCCACAGGCCATCGGTACTTACTCCCAAGCGGTGCGTTGCGGCAGTACGGTCTATCTGTCGGGGCAGATTCCGCTGGTTCCGGCAACTATGACGCTAAACAGCGGTGACATTGAGGCTCAAATTCGCCAAGTCTTTGATAACCTAGCGGCGGTTACTGAAGCGGCGGGCGGTTCGCTACAAGATATCGCGAAACTGACTATCTTTCTTACCGATTTAGGCCACTTTACGCTAGTGAACCAAGTGATGGCCGACTATTTTACCGAGCCCTATCCGGCGCGGGCGGCCATCGGGGTTGCTTCGCTGCCTAAGGGGGCGCAGGTAGAGATGGATGGGGTGATGGAGTTGTCATTGTAG